One genomic segment of Candidatus Cloacimonadota bacterium includes these proteins:
- a CDS encoding thioredoxin family protein — MDFAEIKHKQFSFVYITTKDCNVCKVLQPQLREMAQKYSKADFELIELDDHPAAAGEFMAFAVPTFIVYSDGKELLRASRNLDLYDIETKLYKYYKMIFD, encoded by the coding sequence TTGGACTTCGCTGAAATAAAACATAAGCAATTTTCATTTGTTTATATCACTACAAAAGACTGTAATGTGTGCAAAGTTCTGCAGCCGCAACTCAGGGAAATGGCACAAAAATATTCCAAAGCAGATTTTGAATTGATCGAATTAGATGATCATCCTGCAGCAGCCGGTGAATTCATGGCCTTTGCAGTTCCCACTTTTATTGTTTATTCGGATGGAAAGGAACTTTTGCGAGCCAGTCGCAATCTTGATTTGTATGATATTGAAACAAAATTATATAAATATTATAAAATGATTTTTGATTAG